The Bacteroidota bacterium sequence CTCGCCTTATTTCATGAACCAAAGATAAACAAAAAGCCCGTTTTCGAAAGAGAAAAAAAGAATGAATAAGCCAAGAAACTGGTTTTCAGATTTTTAGCTTAAGGAGGGTAAAAATTAAGTAGTTGTTTTTTATGAATAACTAAGGCCCGGAGAATACAAGTTCAATAGTGGCCCTTGTGAAAACCTTGTGCTCCTTGTGGTTAGGTATTGTTTGAGGTAGTTTGAAATGGTTCAATATGTTCCAATGGGTTCAAAGCTACTTGTGTTCCGGAATGAATTTTATATTAAGCCGCGTAGCGGCGTCCAATTTGTAGAAAAGATAGTGAAATCAAGTAATCAAGCCGCGTAGCGGAGACCTATTAAAAATTAACCTTAAAATACGTCAAAAGTTCAAGATTTGTCAAAGTCTCTTAGTAAACCCGTAAGCCTTAGCAAGAGATGGATTACATGCAAAGCAGCAAGGACGCCAAAGTGCAGAGTTTTGGCATTTTAAATAAAAAATGACTGAATTTGGTTCCATTTAACTTTTACCATGCTTTATCTATGCTTTATCCATGCCTTTGATATGGCTTTGACCTTTACGTGATAGAAAATTGTATTCCCTATGGGATTAATAAATTTCAAAATATATTTTAAAAAAAAAGCAAAAACCACAAGGGTCACGAGGATTTCATAAGGTAAATGTATCCCAATTTAATACCAAACCTTTAAAAGGGCTATAACAAGATATTGCTTCATTGTTTGATAGTGTTTGAGTGGAGAAATTTTATGTGTTTTGTTGTTGTTTCTAAACCACTAAGATACAAAGTTCATGGAGGATATTTTTTTATTTCTTGTGTCGTATGTGGCTCAATTTAATTGAACTTACTATATTTTTGTCCAGTTTTCAATCTTAATTTTATTGATTCGACTGAAATGGATTTCATTGTTCGTAATAAGCATCATGTCATTAGCAACTGAGGATACACCAATCAATAAATCAAAATCATCAATTAGCAGTCCATCTTTTCTCAACCTGGCCTTTTCCTCTGCATAAAGATCTAGAGAATTAAAAATAGGAAGAATCTGCACACCCGTTAAGAAATCGTCTAAGACTAATTGATTCTTGTTAGGATTTTTACTATTTTTCACTCCATATTTCAATTCAGCCAATGTAATTTCAGAAATAAAACGGTTTTCCTTTTTTACTGACTTTAACTTTTCATTTAAACCGAACTTACCTTTAATATAATAGATACAAATGTTTGTATCAAAAAGATATTTTTTCAAAATGATTCAATTTCCCGGTTAAAGGTTCTGCTATTTTTAATTTCGCTGATGATATCTTCTGCATCTCTTGAATCATCCCATGCACCAAATGATCGCTCAAACCTTACATCTATTGAAGAAATATCTTTATTAACCGATTTTGATAATCTCTCAATCAGTTTATGTTTCATAGAAGCAGGCAAATTGCTTAACAATCCCCAATAACCATCTATTATTTGAGTATCCGCTTTCATTTTCCTTATTTTTATCAAATATACGAAAAAATTTTGCACGAATCATTTTTGTCAGTTTGTTCAAAACTCTTATTCCTTGTGTTCTTAGTGACTCCGTGGTTGGTATGCTATTAACCCCTAACCCCTTAAAAAGGTCTATAACAGGATAGTGCTTCTTTGGAGGACGGTGTTTGATTGGTGAAATTTTATTTACACCTTTTACTGACAATACATTCTTGCTCAGCGTAACATTAACTTCTCATGAATTTTCTCAGTGTAACCTTATACGAATTACGCTGAGAAACGCTGAGTAAATACCGAGATTCACTGAGAAAACACACGAACTGACAACTGTTTACTGACAATTTGATTTACCGTATACAAAAACACGCATAATGTGGTATAGCCTTGATACCATTTTCGAAACCAAAATTCTTTGCTGAAATACGGATTGAATAGGCTGGGTTATATTTCAGAACATATTGATTTAAACTCTTCGAACGAACATTTTCCGACGATTTTACTTCAATAGGAATACACTCACCTCCATTGGTTTGTATCACAAAATCAACTTCCGCCTTACCCTCCGACTCCCAATAATAGCATTCAAAACCACAACTTACTAAGGCACTGGCTACATAATTTTCAATCAAAGCCCCCTTAAAATAATTCATTTGCTTACTGTCCGACAGTATAACTTGTGCAGCAA is a genomic window containing:
- a CDS encoding type II toxin-antitoxin system VapC family toxin, with amino-acid sequence MKKYLFDTNICIYYIKGKFGLNEKLKSVKKENRFISEITLAELKYGVKNSKNPNKNQLVLDDFLTGVQILPIFNSLDLYAEEKARLRKDGLLIDDFDLLIGVSSVANDMMLITNNEIHFSRINKIKIENWTKI